CTGGTAGCGGCAGCCTGCGCGACGCGCTGGACGCCGGTGCGTTCGAGGGCAAGCCGGATCTGCTGGTCGTGGACGCCGGGTCGATGGATCTGGATGACCTGCACTTCCCGCACACGACGACGCTCAGCGTGGGTCGCGTGCAGGATGGCCGCGCGGCGCTGACGCTGAACGGCGACGTGGACGCGGCGCGTGCGGCGCAGTTCCTGGCGCAGGTGGCCGGGACGCTGGAGCAGCCGATCCTGCTGGTGCTGTAACCCCTCTCCTCTTGGCCGCGCCCCTCCCATCCAGGGAGGCGGCGCGGCCTTCTTGTGGGGCCTTTGTTGTGTCGCCGTGGGCGCGCGGCGCACAATGGCGGGCATGGTGACAGCGATCGTGATGGTGCAGGCCGAGCGGCAGCGCGTGCAGGAAACGGCCGAGGCGCTGGCGGGCGTCCCGAGTGTCCGCGAGGTGTACTCGGTGACGGGCGAGTGGGACATCGTGGCGATCCTGAAACTGACGCGCTACGAGGATCTGGATGACGTGGTGACCGGGCACCTGCGCAAGGTGGAGGGCATCACGCGCACGCAGACGATGCTGGCGTTCCGGACGTACAACGATTCGCTGCTGGATCAGGGGTTCGGGGTGGGCCTGGACGAGTCGCAGCAGCGTTGAAGGGCGGATGAGCGCCGTTTAAGAAACCTTCACGCGCTGGTTGGTGGGCGGGGTTTTGTGACCTGACCCACCTGAGCCCCTGGGGCGGGCGGGTACGTTGCACGCATGCGAAACCAACTGAAGCGCGCGGCCCTGCTGGGCGCGACCCTCCTGACCAGCGCCGCGCTGGGCGTGGCGTCTGCGAAGTCGATCGTGGTGGGCAGCAAACTCGATCCCGAGGCGCAGATCCTCGGTCAGATGATCGTCCTGACCCTCCGGAACGCCGGGCTGGACGTGACCGACAGGACGAACCTGGGGGATACCGGCGTGAACCGCAAGGCGATCCTGGCCGGTGAGATCGACGTGTACCCCGAGTACACCGGCAACGCCGTGTACCTGTTCCCGAAGGCGAACATCAGCGCGAAGCAGGCCGGGAACCCTGGCACGATCTACGGGCTGGCGCGGCAGCTGGACAGCAAAAACGGCGTGACGTGGCTGAAGCCCGCGAACGTGAACAACACCTGGGTGATCGCGGTGCCGCAGGCGCTGGCGCAGAGTGCGAAGCTGAGCAGCGTCGCGGACCTCGCCAAGTACGTCAATGGCGGCGGGAAGCTGAAGATGGCGGGCAGCCCGGAGTTCTTCAACCGCCCGGACACCATGCCCGCCTTCGAGGCCGCGTACGGCTTCAAGCTCAGGGCCGATCAGAAGCTGGTGCTGGCCGGGGCGACGCCGCCCCAGACGCAGCAGGCCGCTGCAAACGGCACGAACGGTGTGAACGCCGCGATGGCGTACGGCACGGACGGCACGCTGGCCGCGCTGAAGATGGTGGCGCTGAAGGACCCGAAGGGCGCGCAGGCGGTGTACCAGCCGGCTCCGATCATCCGCACGGATACCCTGAAGGCGAATCCGCAGGTCACGGGTCTGCTGAACCGCGTGTTCGCCACGCTGACCCAGAGCACCCTGCAGGGCCTGAACGCGAAGGTGGCGCTGGAGGGCCGCACGGCGCAGGACGTGGCGCGCGAGTACCTGAAGGGCAAGGGGCTCATCAAGTAATGCGCCCGCCGCGCTGGACCGGACGGTGAGCACGGCGCGGACCGGGGTGGGGGCAGGGGCGCAGGCTCCTGCCCCTGCTGCTGCGCGGCGTGACGTGCGATTGGTGCTGTGGCTCGCGGCCCTGCCGATGCTGGCGGGGGCGTGGCTGCCGTGGGTGCTGCTGCGCCCGAACCGGCTGGCGCCCGGCGAGTACCTGCGGTTGCCGCCTGAATGGGTGGCGCTGGCGGCCGCGCTGGCGCTGCTTCCCGCTGTCGTCGGGCTTGGGCGGCGGGGGCTGGTGTGGCTGCCGGCCACGCTGGCGCTGCTGCTGGGTGTGTGGCTGCTGGGGGACCGCACGGCGGCGGCGCTGGCCGGTCAGGCCGAGTTCGCGCGGGCCAGTGCGGCCAGCGGCGTGTGGCTGTACCTGCTAGGCGCAGGGGTCGCAGCATACGCAGCGGGGCTGGCCCTGCCGGAACGCCGCTGGGTGGCGTGGCTGTGGGTGCCGCCCGCGCTGGCGCTGCTGCTGGGCGGGCACCTGGCGGGCTGGTCGGTGCTTGTCGAGGGCCGGAACGAGGGGCCGCGCTGGGTGCAGGAACTGGCGCAGCACCTGCGGCTGGTGGGCAGTGCACTGGGCCTGTCGATGCTGATCGGGGTGCCGCTGGCGGTGTGTGCGGCGGGTCGCGCGCGGGTGGCGGACGCCGTGCTGGGCGTGGCGAACGCCGTGCAGACCCTGCCCAGTCTCGCCCTGCTGGGCCTGCTGATCGCGCCGCTGTCGGCGCTGGCGAACGCCGTGCCCGCCCTGCGTGAGGCCGGGGTCAGCGGGATCGGCGTGGCCCCGGCGCTGACGGCCATGACGCTGTACGCGCTGCTGCCGGTGCTGCGCAACGGCGTGGTGGCCCTGCGGGGCGTGCCCGCCGGGTGGTTGACGCGGCGCGCGGGATGGGCATGACGTCCTCGCAGCGCTTCTGGCGGGTGCAGGTGCCGCTGGCGCTGCCGGTGTGGCTGGGTGGGGTGCGGCAGGCGGCGGTGCTGCTCGTGGGTGTGGCGGCCGTCGCCGCGCTGATCGGCGCGGGGGGGCTGGGCACGTACATCTTCAAGGGCCTGCAGAGTGCCGCGTCGGACCTGATCCTGCTGGGGGCCGTCCCGGCGGCGCTGCTGGCCATTCTCGTGGACGGCGCGCTGCGGGCGCTGGAGGGCTGGCTGGGCCGCCGCCTGGGGAGGGCCGCATGATTCAAGTGGAGCATCTGGAGAAACGCTACGGGGACAGTGTCGCCGTGCAGGACCTGAACCTCACGTTCCCGGAGGGGCAGCTGACGGCGCTGCTGGGCCCGTCGGGCTGCGGGAAGACGACCACGCTGCGGATGATCAACCGCCTGATCGAACCGACCGGGGGCCGCATCCTGCTGGGCGGCCAGGACACCCGCACCCTGAAACCGGAGGCGCTGCGGCGCGGCATCGGGTACGTCATCCAGCAGATCGGGCTGTTCCCGCACCTGAGCGTCGCGCAGAACGTGGCGACCGTCCCGGACCTGCTGGGCCGCGACCGCCGCGCGACCGCGCAGCGCGTGGACGAACTGCTGGACCTCGTTGGCCTGGACCCTGCCGTGTACCGCGAGAAACGTCCCGCCGAGCTGTCGGGCGGGCAGGCGCAGCGGGTGGGCGTGGCGCGCGCGCTGGCCGCCGACCCGCCGGTACTGCTCATGGATGAACCCTTCGGAGCGCTGGATCCGCTGGCCCGCGACCGCCTGCAGGAAGTCTTCCGCGAGATCCAGCGGCGCCTGGGCAAGACGGTCGTGATGGTCACGCACGACATCGACGAGGCGCTGCGCCTGGGCGACCGGGTGGCCCTGATGCGCGCGGGCCGCTTGGAGCAGTTCGGCACGCCCGACGACCTCATCCACCGCCCGGCGAGCGAGTTCGTGCGGGACTTCCTGGGTGAGGACGCCACGCTGCGCCAGCTGGCCGGGCGGCCCGTGTCGGCGTTCGTCCGCGCGGGGCTCCCCTCGCCGGGTGCGCCGCGCGTGCAGGCGGAGCTGAATGCCCGCAGCGCCCTGAGCGTCATGCTGCGCGAGGGCCACGACACGCTGGAGGTCCTGCGCGGCGAGGAACTGCTGGGGCACGTCGCGTGGCAGGACCTGCGCGGCGAGGGCCACGCGTGACCGCGACCCTGCCCGCCCGCACGCGCCGGGCGCGGCTGCCGTGGGGGGCGCTGCTGTGGCCTGCCCTGCTGCTGCTGTGCCTGATCCCGGGCGCCCTCCCCGCCCTGATTAATCCCCTGAACCTGGGCGAGGTGGGGGCCTTCGATCCTCCGCTGTGGCGACTGACCCTGACGCACCTGTGGCTGGTCGCGCTGTCGGGCGTGGTGGTCCTGGCGCTGGGGCTGCCGCTGGCGGTCGCCGTGACCCGCCCCGGCTGGGATGCTCCCCGCCAGCTGGCCGAGACGCTGGTGGGCCTGGGTCAGACCGTGCCGACCTTCGCGATCCTGGCGCTGGCGGTCCCAGCGCTGGGTTTCGGCTGGGCGCCCACCCTGCTGGGCCTGATCGTGTACGGCCTGGTGCCGGTCGTCAGCAACGCGGTGCTGGGCCTGAGTGGCGTGGACCGGGGCGTGCTGGACGCCGCGCGCGGCATGGGCATGACGGCGTGGCAGCGCCTGTGGCGCGTGGAACTGCCGCTGGCGCGGCCCGTGATCCTGGCGGGCCTGCGGACCAGCGTGGTGTACAACGTGGGCACTGCCACGGTGGGCGCCGCATTAGGTGCGGGTGGGTTGGGTGAACCAATCATTAACGGTCTGTCGCAACAGAACACGGCGCTGGTGCTGTGCGGCGCGCTGCTTTCTGCCCTCCTGGCGCTGACATTGGACGCCTGGTTGAA
This region of Deinococcus sp. JMULE3 genomic DNA includes:
- a CDS encoding Lrp/AsnC family transcriptional regulator; the protein is MVTAIVMVQAERQRVQETAEALAGVPSVREVYSVTGEWDIVAILKLTRYEDLDDVVTGHLRKVEGITRTQTMLAFRTYNDSLLDQGFGVGLDESQQR
- a CDS encoding ABC transporter substrate-binding protein; translation: MRNQLKRAALLGATLLTSAALGVASAKSIVVGSKLDPEAQILGQMIVLTLRNAGLDVTDRTNLGDTGVNRKAILAGEIDVYPEYTGNAVYLFPKANISAKQAGNPGTIYGLARQLDSKNGVTWLKPANVNNTWVIAVPQALAQSAKLSSVADLAKYVNGGGKLKMAGSPEFFNRPDTMPAFEAAYGFKLRADQKLVLAGATPPQTQQAAANGTNGVNAAMAYGTDGTLAALKMVALKDPKGAQAVYQPAPIIRTDTLKANPQVTGLLNRVFATLTQSTLQGLNAKVALEGRTAQDVAREYLKGKGLIK
- a CDS encoding ABC transporter ATP-binding protein encodes the protein MIQVEHLEKRYGDSVAVQDLNLTFPEGQLTALLGPSGCGKTTTLRMINRLIEPTGGRILLGGQDTRTLKPEALRRGIGYVIQQIGLFPHLSVAQNVATVPDLLGRDRRATAQRVDELLDLVGLDPAVYREKRPAELSGGQAQRVGVARALAADPPVLLMDEPFGALDPLARDRLQEVFREIQRRLGKTVVMVTHDIDEALRLGDRVALMRAGRLEQFGTPDDLIHRPASEFVRDFLGEDATLRQLAGRPVSAFVRAGLPSPGAPRVQAELNARSALSVMLREGHDTLEVLRGEELLGHVAWQDLRGEGHA
- a CDS encoding ABC transporter permease — encoded protein: MTATLPARTRRARLPWGALLWPALLLLCLIPGALPALINPLNLGEVGAFDPPLWRLTLTHLWLVALSGVVVLALGLPLAVAVTRPGWDAPRQLAETLVGLGQTVPTFAILALAVPALGFGWAPTLLGLIVYGLVPVVSNAVLGLSGVDRGVLDAARGMGMTAWQRLWRVELPLARPVILAGLRTSVVYNVGTATVGAALGAGGLGEPIINGLSQQNTALVLCGALLSALLALTLDAWLNLVEGRAGQMS